One region of Desulfovibrio intestinalis genomic DNA includes:
- a CDS encoding AbrB family transcriptional regulator translates to MTTLITLFAVGLAGGLVFDYFDLPGGPMTGAMLAVVIFKSFGSVSTPYMPHWIRYLVYGCVGVIVGNMYSPGMLNVVRETWPIMLLSTFIILAAGLGCAWISMRFGGMSAGGAYLATSPGGFNAIMALAGDAGAEAPMVMVYHLVRIYAIVLLSPLIAKLLTIMARV, encoded by the coding sequence ATGACGACCCTGATAACACTTTTTGCCGTTGGTTTGGCTGGCGGTCTGGTTTTTGACTATTTTGACCTGCCGGGCGGCCCGATGACCGGGGCCATGCTGGCCGTGGTTATTTTCAAGAGCTTTGGCTCCGTCAGCACGCCATATATGCCCCACTGGATCAGGTATCTTGTCTATGGCTGCGTGGGCGTAATCGTTGGCAATATGTACAGCCCCGGCATGCTGAATGTCGTGCGGGAAACGTGGCCCATCATGCTGCTTTCCACCTTTATCATTCTGGCGGCTGGCCTGGGTTGCGCCTGGATAAGCATGCGCTTTGGCGGTATGAGCGCCGGGGGGGCCTACCTTGCCACCAGCCCCGGCGGCTTCAATGCCATTATGGCTCTGGCGGGAGATGCAGGGGCCGAAGCGCCAATGGTTATGGTCTATCACCTGGTGCGCATCTACGCCATTGTGCTCTTGTCTCCGTTGATAGCAAAACTGCTGACCATTATGGCGAGGGTATGA